GATTAGAATCAGTAAGAAACTGGATAAAGCGCTTTGCCTTGCTTGATTTCGGGAGCCCCCACTTCCGTTTCCACGAATCAAATATTTGAGCTATTGACATACTGGAGAAACTCCGGGCATCCAGAGAATCAAACAGTTGCTCGATTTGGTTCCGAACAAGTAAAAAGGCGCTTTTTCGACTCATTTCAATTACTATATATTAGCATATATGCTAATATATAGTAAAGTTATAATATATTTTCGACTTAATCAAGCGGGTTTAAATTTTGAGCTATTTACGTTCATATGGCATATATGCCATATGAACGTCATTACTTAAAAAATGTTACACGGAAATTGAAAAATAATCCAATCAGGCATAACGCCTATTGTTCATATCAGGGCCGGTTACGGTTTTGACAAGATGATCAACGGCTGGAAAGCATATACCGGTGCCGCTCCTGAGTTCGACCAGGGACAGGATTATACGAAGGTGACCTTTTTCTTTAAGGGTCAAGCCGGCACCAAGCCGGGACTAAGCCGGGACCAAGCTGGGACTAAGCATAGGCGACATACAAAAGCTATTTGAGTTCTGCCGGGATTCAATCGCTGGCATGATAAAGTTCCATTTTGTTGATCAATAGTTAGGAAATCCAGAATGACCGGCTTCGAAATACCTCAGGATCGTATCCTTTATGTACTTCCCCGGCTTTTCACTTCAGGGGGGCCGACCCCAAAGCGGCCGAATAAGCTGACCGTCCACACCCCAACTATCCCTCCCCTCCAATTAAAACCTCCCACGAAAAGTAAACAATACCGCTCCATCTTTGTTGTATTTATGGTGCACCATGCACTGCTTGTCGTTGACAGCAAAAAAAAGTTTAAAATTGTGAACAGGAACTTTCAACAACAATGGGGAACCATATCCCGGGTGATGAGTCGATATGTAATTAAAGATCTTGAACGTCTTTCTGGTGTAAAAGCACACACCATCAGGATATGGGAGCAACGGTACAACCTGCTGCATCCGGACAGAACGGATACCAACATCCGCTATTACAGCAACGAACAGCTAAAGAAACTGCTGAACGTCACTCTGCTGATGAAACAGGGCATGAAGATCTCCCACATCGGCAAGCTGAGTGATCAGCAGATCAGGGACCGGATCAAAAATATTCTTGACGATGCCAGCACCGCGGACCAGCCGGAAGAAGTTTTCATCAACGGATTGATGGTGGCCATGATCGAGCTTGACGAAAGGCGGTTTGAGAAGATCTTTTCGACGTCCATGCTGCGGTATGGGTTTGAAGGATCCATCGTGCAGGTGATCTACCCTTTCCTGAATAAGGTGGGGTTGATGTGGGGCATAGACAACATCAACCCGGCACAGGAACATTTCATCTCCAACCTGATCCGGCAGAAGATGATCGCCGCGATAGACGGACAAATGCATGAAGGACCGGAAAAGGAAACGTATATTCTTTATCTCCCCGAAGGCGAACTTCATGAATTGGGACTCTTGTTCGCACAATATATATTGCGCTCCCGAAGACGACGGGTTGTTTATCTTGGTCAGAACGTACCGTTTAAGGACTTGCTGTCAGTTGCTGAAATTACAAAGCCGAATAAATTCTTTACCATCTGTACAACCGCCCGCCCTTCAAAAGAAATGGAAGGACATTTTAAAAAACTGACCGATGCCTTTCCGGATGCAGAGATACAGATGACCGGTCGCCCAGAACTGGTTAAGTCTCTGAAACTGCCCGCCCATTGTGTTTACCTTGAAAGCCTGGCCGATTTTGTAGATCGATTGGTGTAAAATCATTAAACATTCTCACCCTCCCTTAAACTGCCAGCCAATCAGCTGACCGGCAATAACTTACTCCATTTACCTTCGGATACGCATCATCTTTTTGTTTATTTTTTAACATTTATTGTTAGACATTTTATTGGTATTTTCATTTAAGTGCTGCATATTTGTTTAACTTATTTGAATATTTAATAAACAAAACATGACTGAATTCAACCATCAACTGGTCGTTCATCAACGCAGCCTTGAATATTTTGCCCGTTCACTGACCCGTGATCTGAACGATGCCAGGGATCTTTTACAAGACACCCTTGTGAAAGCCCTTACCTACAAACAGAAGTACAGGGAAGACAGGAATTTCAAGTCATGGCTCTTCACCATCATGCGCAACACGTTTCTAAACAATTACCGCAGAACCGTGCTGCGTAATGATTTCCAAAATGAGGCAGAACGCATGGCAGCCTCCCATCTGCAAGGTGATGTGTCATCCGCGGAATCCATCGTAGTCATGGGTGAGATCCAACGCAGCCTGAATAAACTCCCCGAAAATCTCCGTGACGTTTTTGATCTGTTTGTTAAAGGATACAAATACCGGGAAATCGCTGAGGCATTCGACCAACCCATCGGTACGATCAAGAGCAAGATCTTCCAGGCCCGAAAAATTCTGATGCAGGAACTGGAGGAAAGCAAACGATGAAAGACGTAACGGTCATAGGTTCCGGATTTGCCGGATTGGCTTCCGCCACCACACTGGCGTCTCATGGTTTTAATGTGCGCCTGCTTGATAAGAATTCACAGGTAGGTGGCAGGGCCAGCCAGCATTCCGAAGCCGGATTCATTTTTGACAAAGGCCCGAGTTGGTATTGGATGCCGGACGTATTCGAACAGTATTTCAATCGGTTCGGAAAGCATCCTTCCGACTACTATGACCTGGTGCGTCTCTCACCCTCCTATCGTGTTTTCTGGGAGAAGGACTTCACAGACATTCCCGCTGACCTAGAAGACCTGAAAACCCTTTTTGAATCATGGGAAACCGGTAGCGCCCATCAGTTGGATCAATTCCTTAGGGAGGCCGAACACAAGTACAGGTTAAGCATGCAGGACCTGGTTTATAAACCGGGCCTATCCCCAACCGAGTATGCCATACCGCGCTTGCTTGGAGATGTTTTTAGTTTATCTCTGTTCAAGCCTTTCAACAAATACATCCGAAGCAAATTCCGTGACCCGCGAATCCTGAGCTTACTGGAATTTCCGGTCTTATTTCTTGGCGCAAAACCGTCCCAGATTCCTTCATTGTATAGTCTCATGAATTATGCAGACATGAAACTGGGAACATGGTACCCCATGGGCGGCTTTCATGAGGTGGCCAAAGGAATGGCACAGCTCGCGCGGGAAATGGGCGTATCCATAGAGCTGGACACACCGGTAAATCACATCGACCTGACACACAATCCTGGTGCATACATTCATGCCAATGGACACAGCCATCACGCAGACGTGGTTGTCGCCGGAGCCGATTACCACCATGTAGATCAACACTTACTGGACCCTGAGTTTCGTAATTACAACGCAACATACTGGAACAAACGGGTCCTCTCCCCCTCCTCGCTTTTATTCTTTGTTGGGTTGAATCGCAAAGTACCCGGACTCCGGCATCATAACCTGTTCTTCGATGCCGACTTTGAAAAACACACACGGGAAATATACGACCAACCCAGTTGGCCCGAACAACCGCTTTTCTATGTCTGTGCCCCTTCAGTTACAGATCCATCTGTGGCATCACCAGGCCATGAGAACCTGTTCATTCTGGTCCCGGTAGCTCCCGGACTCGATGACACAGAAGAAACGCGGGAACGTTATTACGACCTGATCTTGGACCGGCTGGAGAAAAATCTCGATATGCGCATCCGGGGTCATGAAATCTACAAAAGATCATATGCGCACAATGACTTCAAACACGACTATAATTCTTTCAAAGGCAACGCCTACGGTCTGGCCAACACCCTGAAGCAAACCGCCTTTCTCCGGCCTTCCATACGCAACAAGAAAGCCCGGCAATTGTACTACACCGGTCAGCTTACGGTACCCGGTCCGGGTGTGCCACCGTCCCTGATCTCCGGTCAGATCGTTGCCGACGAAATCGCTAAAACTTACAAACAATGATAGACCTGTATCATAAGGTGTGTGACCACACCAGTGAAAGAACAACCAAAACGTATTCGACCAGCTTCTCGCTCGGCATTTATTTATTGAGCAAACGCTTCCGGCAACCCATTTACAACATTTACGGATTTGTCCGCTTTGCCGACGAGATCGTCGACACCTTCCATGGTCATGATCAGGCACGTCTGCTCCGGAAATTCCGATCTGATACATATGAAGCCATTACCGACGGCATCAGCCTGAACCCGATTCTTCACAGTTTCCAGAAAGTGGTTAATGAATACGGGATAGAGCATGAACTCGTCAATACTTTCCTGGATAGCATGGCCATGGATCTGAAGGACCAAACCTATAACCCGGAGAAGTTTCAGCAATACATTCTGGGATCAGCGGAGGTGGTAGGCCTGATGTGTCTTCATGTATTTACCGAAGGTGACAAGACACGCTACCAAAAGTTGCGCCCCTATGCCATGGCCCTGGGCAGCGCTTTTCAAAAGATCAATTTTCTGAGAGACCTCCGCCACGATGCCATGGATCTGGGCAGAAATTATTTCCCCGATGTCGACGTTTACAAACTCGATGATGAAACCAAACAACGTATACAGGATGATATTCACAAGGACTTTGATGTTGCCCTCCAGGGTATCATGCAATTACCCCGCAGTTCACGATTCGGGGTGTATGTTGCCTATACTTATTACTACCAATTGTTTCTGAAGATTAAACGAACGCCTGCACACAGGGTCTTACGTGAACGGATTCGCATACCTAATCTGCAGAAATATGCCCTGCTGTTCAATTCATATATCAAACACAGTGCTAATCTCTTTTAAGCTATGAAGATAACAACGACGAACCCGGGAGATAAGGAAATGGTCATCCTCGTAAACCGCCTGGATGAGCCCACCGGAACCATGGAGAAGATGCAGGCTCATGTGGAAGGAAAGCTGCACAGGGCCTTTTCCGCATTTATCTTCAACTCCAAAGGAGAACTGATGATGCACCGGCGCGCCCTGAGCAAGTATCACTCACCAGGGCTTTGGACCAATACCTGCTGCAGCCACCCCCGACCGGGAGAGAAGCTGGATGATGCTGTTCGCCGGCGTCTGATGGAAGAACTGGGATTTACCTGTCCGGTCCACCATGCCTTTAGTTTTGTATATAAGAAAGATGTTGGGCATGGTCTGACAGAGCATGAGCTGGATCATGTATTTATAGGTTGGTATGACGGACTGGTGATCCCAAATCCCAAAGAGGTTGATGCAGTTACCTTCCGCAACATGTCTTCTGTTTATAACGATATAGATGCCCGCCCTGAGAAATTCACCGAATGGTTCAAGATCTGCTTCCCGTTGGTGGAAAAATTCATGGACCGTGAGATCACACGATCATTGGCCATATGACGATGAACACTATGCTTAACCCCCTATTCTTCCTGGCCACTTTTGCATTCATGGAATTCATGGCCTGGTTCACCCATAAATATGTCATGCATGGATTTTTGTGGAAGCTTCACAAGGACCACCATGTACCTACGCCGGGCTTTTTTGAAATGAACGATGCATTCTTCCTCATCTTTGCCGCACCCAGTATGGTTCTGATCTACCTTGGAATTAACTACGAAATCTGGCCTGCCTTTTCAGCAGGACTTGGCATTATGTGCTATGGTGCTGCTTATTTTCTGGTGCATGATGTGATCATACATCAACGCTTCAAATGGTTCACCCGTTCGCGAAACCTATACGTTGTGGCTGTGCGAAGGGCACATAAAGCACATCATAAAAGAACAGGAAAGGAAGATGGTATTTGTTTCGGCATGCTCGTGGTGCCCCGCAGGTATTTCGCAGAAGCACGTAACCTTTTAAATGCATGAAAACCCTTTCCATAATCGGAACCCTGCTTGCGGTTTTCTCT
The window above is part of the Flavobacteriales bacterium genome. Proteins encoded here:
- the idi gene encoding isopentenyl-diphosphate Delta-isomerase, which encodes MKITTTNPGDKEMVILVNRLDEPTGTMEKMQAHVEGKLHRAFSAFIFNSKGELMMHRRALSKYHSPGLWTNTCCSHPRPGEKLDDAVRRRLMEELGFTCPVHHAFSFVYKKDVGHGLTEHELDHVFIGWYDGLVIPNPKEVDAVTFRNMSSVYNDIDARPEKFTEWFKICFPLVEKFMDREITRSLAI
- a CDS encoding RNA polymerase sigma factor; this encodes MTEFNHQLVVHQRSLEYFARSLTRDLNDARDLLQDTLVKALTYKQKYREDRNFKSWLFTIMRNTFLNNYRRTVLRNDFQNEAERMAASHLQGDVSSAESIVVMGEIQRSLNKLPENLRDVFDLFVKGYKYREIAEAFDQPIGTIKSKIFQARKILMQELEESKR
- the crtI gene encoding phytoene desaturase; amino-acid sequence: MKDVTVIGSGFAGLASATTLASHGFNVRLLDKNSQVGGRASQHSEAGFIFDKGPSWYWMPDVFEQYFNRFGKHPSDYYDLVRLSPSYRVFWEKDFTDIPADLEDLKTLFESWETGSAHQLDQFLREAEHKYRLSMQDLVYKPGLSPTEYAIPRLLGDVFSLSLFKPFNKYIRSKFRDPRILSLLEFPVLFLGAKPSQIPSLYSLMNYADMKLGTWYPMGGFHEVAKGMAQLAREMGVSIELDTPVNHIDLTHNPGAYIHANGHSHHADVVVAGADYHHVDQHLLDPEFRNYNATYWNKRVLSPSSLLFFVGLNRKVPGLRHHNLFFDADFEKHTREIYDQPSWPEQPLFYVCAPSVTDPSVASPGHENLFILVPVAPGLDDTEETRERYYDLILDRLEKNLDMRIRGHEIYKRSYAHNDFKHDYNSFKGNAYGLANTLKQTAFLRPSIRNKKARQLYYTGQLTVPGPGVPPSLISGQIVADEIAKTYKQ
- a CDS encoding sterol desaturase family protein, which produces MNTMLNPLFFLATFAFMEFMAWFTHKYVMHGFLWKLHKDHHVPTPGFFEMNDAFFLIFAAPSMVLIYLGINYEIWPAFSAGLGIMCYGAAYFLVHDVIIHQRFKWFTRSRNLYVVAVRRAHKAHHKRTGKEDGICFGMLVVPRRYFAEARNLLNA
- a CDS encoding MerR family transcriptional regulator, giving the protein MNRNFQQQWGTISRVMSRYVIKDLERLSGVKAHTIRIWEQRYNLLHPDRTDTNIRYYSNEQLKKLLNVTLLMKQGMKISHIGKLSDQQIRDRIKNILDDASTADQPEEVFINGLMVAMIELDERRFEKIFSTSMLRYGFEGSIVQVIYPFLNKVGLMWGIDNINPAQEHFISNLIRQKMIAAIDGQMHEGPEKETYILYLPEGELHELGLLFAQYILRSRRRRVVYLGQNVPFKDLLSVAEITKPNKFFTICTTARPSKEMEGHFKKLTDAFPDAEIQMTGRPELVKSLKLPAHCVYLESLADFVDRLV
- a CDS encoding phytoene/squalene synthase family protein, giving the protein MIDLYHKVCDHTSERTTKTYSTSFSLGIYLLSKRFRQPIYNIYGFVRFADEIVDTFHGHDQARLLRKFRSDTYEAITDGISLNPILHSFQKVVNEYGIEHELVNTFLDSMAMDLKDQTYNPEKFQQYILGSAEVVGLMCLHVFTEGDKTRYQKLRPYAMALGSAFQKINFLRDLRHDAMDLGRNYFPDVDVYKLDDETKQRIQDDIHKDFDVALQGIMQLPRSSRFGVYVAYTYYYQLFLKIKRTPAHRVLRERIRIPNLQKYALLFNSYIKHSANLF